The region CCTAAGTCACGGCCACGTTCGACGGTTCGAGGTGACGTAAAGCGCTCATTCCGTTACGGATGGGATCCTCGGATTTCTGTTACACCCCCTGGCGCATCGTGGTGCAAGCTGTAACACTTAGCCTCATGTATGGCAACGACTTCTCCGCCCCGGACGGCGCGCCGGACGAGGGGCCCGCCAGCGGCCTGCTGGGCGAGGTCGAGGCCGCCGAGGCCGAGCTGCGCGCGGCGGCAGCACGCGGGCGACGTGGTGGCCCCGCCCCCGACGAGGACCTCGCCGCGTACTTCGCCGAGGTCGTCGACGCCGAGCAGAAGATCGAGCCACGGGACTGGATGCCCGACGCGTACCGGCGGACGTTGATCCGGCAGATCGCCCAGCACGCCCACTCCGAGATCATCGGGATGCAGCCGGAGGGCAACTGGATCAGCCGGGCCCCGTCGCTCAAGCGCAAGGCCATCCTGCTGGCCAAGGTGCAGGACGAGGCGGGCCACGGCCTCTACCTCTACGCCGCCGCCGAAACCCTCGGCATCAGCCGCGACGAGCTGGTCCAACTGCTGCTCGACGGAAGGCAGAAGTACAGCTCGATCTTCAACTACCCCACCCTGAGCTGGGCCGACGTGGGCGCGATCGGATGGCTGGTGGACGGTGCGGCGATCGTCAACCAGGTGCCGCTGTGCCGCTGCTCGTACGGGCCGTACGCCCGCGCGATGATCCGGGTCTGCAAGGAGGAGTCGTTCCACCAGCGGCAGGGCTACGAGATCCTGCACACCCTTGCGCACGGCACCCCGGGGCAGCAGGCGATGGCCCAGGACGCGGTGGACCGCTGGTGGTACCCGTCGCTGGCCATGTTCGGCCCGCCGGACGGCGACTCCACCCACTCCGCCCGGTCGATGGCCTGGAAGATCAAGCGTTTCTCCAACGACGACCTGCGGCAACGTTTCGTCGACATGTGCGTCCAGCAGGCCGAGATCCTCGGGCTCCGCATCCCCGACGCGGGCCTGCGCTGGAACGAGGAGCGGCAGGCGTACGACTACACCCAGCCGGACTACGACGAGCTGATGCGCGTGATCTCCGGCGACGGGCCGTGCAACCGGGAACGGATCGCCCACCGCCGGGCCGCGCACGCCGACGGCGCATGGGTACGCGAGGCCGCCGCGGCGTACGCCGCGAAGCGGGCGGGACAGAAGGAGACGGCCGCGGCATGACGCAACACACCCCTCTCTGGGAGGTCTTCGTGCGGGCCCGACGCGGGCTGTCGCACACCCACGTCGGCAGCCTGCACGCCCCCGACGCCGAGCTGGCCCTGCGCAACGCCCGGGACCTCTACACCCGCCGCCAGGAGGGTGTGTCGATCTGGGTGGTGCCGGCCGGCGCGATCACCGCGTCCAGCCCGGACGAGAAGGACGCCTTCTTCGACCCGGCCGCCGACAAGGTCTACCGTCACCCCACCTTCTACGAGGTGCCGGACGGGGTGGCTCACCTGTGAGTGAGCGGAGCGAGCGAACCGGCCGGCTCAGCAGCGGGGCGCTTCGCGTCGCCGCCGAGCGCAGCGAGGTGACGGCGTGAACGGGCCCTTCGACTTCACCCTCGGCCTCGCCGACGACGCGTTGATCGCGGCGCAGCGGTTGGCCGAGTGGACCACCCGCGCGCCGGAGATGGAAGAGGACATCGCGCTGGCCAACATCGCCCTCGACCAGCTCGGCGCGGCCCGCCTGCTGTTGTCGTACGCGGGCGAGTTGGAGGGCGCGGGTCGGGACGAGGACGCGTTGGCGTACCTGCGCGACGACCGCGAGTTCCGCAACGCGCTCCTGGTCGAACTGCCCAACGGCGACTTCGCGGTGACGATGGCGAAGCTGTTCTTCCTGGCCGCGTACCAGTTGCCGCTGTACACCGCGCTGGTCGACTGCGCGGACGAGCGGCTGGCCGCGATCGGCGCGAAGGCACGCAAGGAGTCGGCGTACCACCTGGACCACGGCGCGCTGTGGGTGAAGCGGCTCGGCGACGGCACCGAGGAGTCGCACCGTCGCATGCAGGCGGCGGTCGACCAGGTGTGGCCGTACACCCATGAGCTGTTCGTCGCGGACCCGGCGGCGCCGGTCGACCCGGCCACCCTGCGGCCGGCGTTCGACGAGACGGTCGGCGCGGTGCTGGCCGAGGCGACGCTCAGTCGGCCGGAGAGCGGCTGGGCGCCGGCCGGCGGACGAACCGGCGTGCACACCGAGCACCTGGCCTACCTGCTCGCCGAGATGCAGGTGTTGCACCGCGCCCACCCCGGAGCGCGGTGGTGAACCCCAGGGCGGCGGCCGCGTCGGTGGTGGACCCGGAGATCCGGGTCATCACCATCGACGAGCTGGGCATCCTGCGGGCCGTCGAGGAGGATCCGGTCAGCGGCCGGGTCACCGTCACCATCACCCCGACCTACACCGGCTGCCCGGCGATGGACGTGATCCGCGCCGACATCCGCCGCGCGCTCGCGGTGGCGGGTCACCCCGACGCCGAGATCCGCACCGTCTTCAGCCCACCGTGGAGCACCGACTGGATCTCCGCGGACGGGCGGGCGAAGCTCGCCGCCGCCGGGATCGCGCCGCCGGCTCCGGCTCCGGCACCCGGCGTCGTGTCGCTGACCCTCGCGGTCCGCTGCCCGCGGTGCGGCTCGCCGGAGACCGAGCAGG is a window of Micromonospora sp. WMMD961 DNA encoding:
- the paaA gene encoding 1,2-phenylacetyl-CoA epoxidase subunit PaaA is translated as MYGNDFSAPDGAPDEGPASGLLGEVEAAEAELRAAAARGRRGGPAPDEDLAAYFAEVVDAEQKIEPRDWMPDAYRRTLIRQIAQHAHSEIIGMQPEGNWISRAPSLKRKAILLAKVQDEAGHGLYLYAAAETLGISRDELVQLLLDGRQKYSSIFNYPTLSWADVGAIGWLVDGAAIVNQVPLCRCSYGPYARAMIRVCKEESFHQRQGYEILHTLAHGTPGQQAMAQDAVDRWWYPSLAMFGPPDGDSTHSARSMAWKIKRFSNDDLRQRFVDMCVQQAEILGLRIPDAGLRWNEERQAYDYTQPDYDELMRVISGDGPCNRERIAHRRAAHADGAWVREAAAAYAAKRAGQKETAAA
- the paaC gene encoding 1,2-phenylacetyl-CoA epoxidase subunit PaaC, which produces MNGPFDFTLGLADDALIAAQRLAEWTTRAPEMEEDIALANIALDQLGAARLLLSYAGELEGAGRDEDALAYLRDDREFRNALLVELPNGDFAVTMAKLFFLAAYQLPLYTALVDCADERLAAIGAKARKESAYHLDHGALWVKRLGDGTEESHRRMQAAVDQVWPYTHELFVADPAAPVDPATLRPAFDETVGAVLAEATLSRPESGWAPAGGRTGVHTEHLAYLLAEMQVLHRAHPGARW
- the paaD gene encoding 1,2-phenylacetyl-CoA epoxidase subunit PaaD, whose product is MVNPRAAAASVVDPEIRVITIDELGILRAVEEDPVSGRVTVTITPTYTGCPAMDVIRADIRRALAVAGHPDAEIRTVFSPPWSTDWISADGRAKLAAAGIAPPAPAPAPGVVSLTLAVRCPRCGSPETEQVSRFGSTACKALWRCRSCSEPFDHLKAL
- the paaB gene encoding 1,2-phenylacetyl-CoA epoxidase subunit PaaB; its protein translation is MTQHTPLWEVFVRARRGLSHTHVGSLHAPDAELALRNARDLYTRRQEGVSIWVVPAGAITASSPDEKDAFFDPAADKVYRHPTFYEVPDGVAHL